From a region of the Pseudanabaena sp. PCC 7367 genome:
- a CDS encoding phycobilisome rod-core linker polypeptide produces the protein MAIPLLDYSPTSRNTRVTGYEVASEEQPKIYSTSDLPSASAIEDVIWAAYRQIFSEHQLLESNRQPLLESQFKFGQISARDFIRGLATCDTFRRLNYDANSNYRFSRMMVQRILGRDFYNKREELAWSITLCTKGLNAFIDQLVDSDEYLDSFGDDTIPYQRRRILPQRKGGEVPFNLETPRYGDYTRAKLGFPQVIWQTAVRTYMTTDRKPKVGDPANFLNMARTIAPRGGPAPRVSAQNIDLNKVPYRKR, from the coding sequence GTGGCTATACCGTTACTAGATTATTCGCCGACAAGCCGAAATACCAGGGTTACTGGTTATGAGGTTGCCAGTGAAGAGCAGCCGAAGATCTATTCAACCTCAGATTTGCCATCAGCTTCAGCAATTGAAGATGTAATCTGGGCGGCTTATCGTCAAATTTTTAGCGAACATCAATTATTAGAAAGTAATCGCCAACCTTTACTGGAGTCACAGTTTAAGTTTGGCCAAATTAGCGCCCGTGATTTTATTCGTGGTCTGGCCACCTGTGATACTTTCCGTCGCCTCAACTACGATGCTAACAGTAATTATCGGTTTTCCCGGATGATGGTGCAGCGTATTCTTGGGCGCGATTTCTACAACAAGCGCGAAGAATTGGCCTGGTCGATCACTCTTTGTACCAAGGGTCTGAACGCCTTCATCGATCAACTTGTAGACAGCGACGAGTATTTAGACAGCTTTGGTGATGACACCATCCCCTATCAGCGCCGCCGCATTCTGCCCCAGCGCAAGGGTGGCGAAGTGCCGTTTAATCTGGAAACCCCCCGCTATGGTGACTATACCCGTGCCAAGCTTGGTTTCCCTCAGGTGATCTGGCAAACGGCGGTACGTACTTATATGACTACCGATCGCAAGCCAAAAGTTGGCGATCCGGCCAATTTCTTGAACATGGCACGTACGATCGCCCCCAGAGGCGGCCCGGCTCCGCGTGTTTCGGCTCAAAATATTGATTTGAACAAGGTTCCTTACCGCAAACGCTAG